The following proteins come from a genomic window of Euwallacea fornicatus isolate EFF26 chromosome 9, ASM4011564v1, whole genome shotgun sequence:
- the LOC136341236 gene encoding adipokinetic hormone/corazonin-related peptide receptor variant I-like produces MSNSSSYNDTFILNFNNFLMNDTVPTINQVPSVRNILLFFVYVVLFLIAAIGNLTVFISLFRSRHRKSRISLMIRHLAIADLIVTFVMIPIEVGWRWTGRFIAGNATCKIVQFMRALGPYLSSNVLVCISLDRYFAVMYPLRVNVARKRGQAMLLGAWGASLMYSLPQCFVFHLAPHPSNPAYQQCVSFGSFRTDLMEMMYNLSSILLLYFIPLFIIIVAYSFILAEISRTSKSHKNSKDVNQTNGKLRLRRSDTKSIERARSRTLRMTVTIVVIFIFCSTPYAMMTLWYMFDRKTAEEVLPEFVQDLCFMMVVSNSCMNPIVYGSFVMDFKKFSCQCTECGEKTSTDSLIPLNSGVIRRSPNMQI; encoded by the exons ATGAGCAATTCCAGTAGCTACAATGACACGTTCATcctgaattttaataattttttaatgaacgacACAGTTCCGACCATCAACCAAGTACCCTCAGTTCGGAACATTTTACTTTTCTTCGTGTATGTGGTTCTGTTCCTAATTGCGGCGATTGGCAACCTGACTGTGTTTATTTCGTTATTCCGATCCAGACACAGGAAATCCAGAATTTCGTTGATGATCCGACACCTGGCCATTGCAGATTTGATTGTGACCTTTGTGATGATCCCCATTGAG GTCGGCTGGAGATGGACGGGACGTTTTATAGCCGGAAACGCGACCTGCAAGATTGTCCAGTTTATGAGGGCGCTGGGCCCGTACCTCAGCAGCAACGTTCTGGTCTGTATCTCCTTGGATCGATATTTTGCAGTGATGTACCCTCTTAGAGTGAACGTAGCTAGAAAGAGGGGCCAAGCGATGCTCCTAGGGGCCTGGGGGGCCTCTTTAATGTATTCATTACCGCAG TGCTTCGTCTTCCATCTGGCACCCCATCCTAGCAACCCCGCCTACCAGCAATGCGTGTCTTTTGGATCGTTTCGAACCGACCTCATGGAGATGATGTACAATCTATCCAGCATATTACTGTTGTACTTCATCCCCCTCTTCATCATTATCGTGGCCTATAGCTTCATTCTGGCTGAGATATCCAGGACTTCGAAATCGCACAAAAACA GCAAAGACGTCAACCAGACGAACGGAAAACTGCGGCTTCGAAGATCGGACACGAAGTCCATCGAAAGGGCTCGAAGTAGAACGCTGAGGATGACCGTCACCATAGTGGTCATCTTCATTTTCTGCTCCACTCCGTATGCCATGATGACTTTGTG GTATATGTTCGATCGCAAGACCGCAGAAGAGGTGCTTCCAGAGTTCGTCCAAGACTTATGCTTTATGATGGTGGTTTCCAACAGCTGCATGAATCCGATCGTGTATGGAAGCTTCGTGATGGACTTTAAGAAGTTTTCTTGTCAGTGCACGGAATGTGGAGAAAAAACTTCTACGGACTCTTTAATCCCTC TAAACTCTGGAGTCATTAGGCGCTCACCAAACATGCAAATCTAG
- the LOC136341234 gene encoding uncharacterized protein isoform X2 — MQKGHQDGFKFKDLNFYFNELEDSDCQKVYVDDLIRNSKSFPISFPVDSVKTKKLRLNGISDSVLERNINSVYPILHEAALPLFCQFLKYKRSFGSKVEKQFYKNFTVLQLIDRLLLKRAVVFYGRFDKFMLLDGFSNAGNWEIIGTDKEAAPRILENCLSYDEIKLSALLSVSSYTYFINDGDRDNMGKFERNREKVMESGVIIGLIGARFCKPDVMEYQEIIISKEQNVHGKGYGQTFAPTLPGLFINFYGGSSLTYKEMRHEFSNTKKYTKLRDEKYFNNEIYCKRLSLSIDTLLLEANARGLEAQKLVFVHVVGIGLGVWRASSHQNKLFMKCFCMRLRVLSKTLTNISDVRFSYISETSCGIYKHRNLMPIENHINGGIKIHIIDKNPHEKLLGEDKDKLLVVSYAWDGNSLPGNEFWLGQLAASGDPAAACSTQIAELHNPHINSRVRAAHLRIATLSGLEKFPDYMRKFQNFE; from the exons ACTTGAATTTCTATTTCAATGAACTAGAAGATTCAGACTGCCAAAAGGTGTATGTGGATGACCTCATCAGAAATAGCAAATCCTTTCCAATATCGTTCCCTGTGGACTCTGTTAAAACGAAGAAACTGCGCCTTAATG GAATCTCAGACAGTGTCTTGGAGCGCAATATTAACTCGGTTTATCCAATTCTTCATGAAGCAGCCTTACCGTTGTTCtgccaatttttgaaatacaagAGAAGTTTCGGATCCAAAGtagaaaaacagttttataaGAACTTCACTGTTTTACAGTTAATCGATAGATTGCTGTTGAAGAGGGCTGTAGTGTTTTATGGGAGATTCGATAAGTTCATGTTACTGGATGGGTTTTCGAACGCCGGAAACTGGGAAATCATTG GGACTGACAAGGAAGCTGCGCCTAggattttagaaaattgccTTTCTTATGATGAAATAAAGCTATCAGCTCTGCTCTCAGTGTCTtcttatacatattttattaacgATGGAGACAGGGACAACATGGGTAAATTTGAACGAAACAGGGAAAAAGTGATGGAATCTGGAGTGATCATCGGCTTGATAG GTGCTAGATTCTGCAAGCCAGACGTTATGGAGTATCAAGAGATAATAATATCTAAAGAGCAAAATGTACACGGAAAGGGATATGGGCAGACTTTCGCCCCAACTTTGCCAGGgctatttataaatttctatGGGGGCTCAAGTCTCACATACAAGGAAATGCGacacgaattttcaaatacaaaaaaatacactaaATTGAGAGATGAGAAATACTTTAATAACGAAATTTACTGCAAGAGATTAAGTTTGTCTATAGACACATTGCTGCTGGAAGCTAATGCAAGAGGTTTGGAAGCTCAAAAACTGGTTTTTGTTCATGTTGTTGGCATTGGGTTGGGAGTTTGGAGAGCCTCAAGCCaccaaaataaattgtttatgaaGTGCTTTTGTATGAGACTCAG GGTTTTGAGCAAGACTTTGACCAACATCAGCGACGTACGCTTCAGCTACATCTCAGAAACATCTTGCGGGATATACAAGCATCGAAATTTAATGCCTATCGAAAATCACATAAACGGAGgcataaaaattcatatcatAGATAAAAATCCCCATGAAAAATTGCTGGGAGAGGACAAAG ATAAACTTCTAGTGGTGTCTTATGCCTGGGATGGAAATTCTCTTCCTGGAAATGAATTTTGGCTTGGACAGCTAGCTGCAAGCGGAGACCCAGCTGCAGCTTGCTCCACCCAAATAGCTGAGCTACATAATCCTCACATCAACTCGAGGGTGAGAGCTGCTCACCTAAGGATTGCGACGTTGTCTGGTTTGGAAAAGTTCCCTGATTATatgagaaaatttcaaaattttgaatga
- the LOC136341234 gene encoding uncharacterized protein isoform X1 encodes MEHWPITSPNIPFPDLNFYFNELEDSDCQKVYVDDLIRNSKSFPISFPVDSVKTKKLRLNGISDSVLERNINSVYPILHEAALPLFCQFLKYKRSFGSKVEKQFYKNFTVLQLIDRLLLKRAVVFYGRFDKFMLLDGFSNAGNWEIIGTDKEAAPRILENCLSYDEIKLSALLSVSSYTYFINDGDRDNMGKFERNREKVMESGVIIGLIGARFCKPDVMEYQEIIISKEQNVHGKGYGQTFAPTLPGLFINFYGGSSLTYKEMRHEFSNTKKYTKLRDEKYFNNEIYCKRLSLSIDTLLLEANARGLEAQKLVFVHVVGIGLGVWRASSHQNKLFMKCFCMRLRVLSKTLTNISDVRFSYISETSCGIYKHRNLMPIENHINGGIKIHIIDKNPHEKLLGEDKDKLLVVSYAWDGNSLPGNEFWLGQLAASGDPAAACSTQIAELHNPHINSRVRAAHLRIATLSGLEKFPDYMRKFQNFE; translated from the exons ATGGAACATTGGCCCATTACCTCACCAAACATTCCATTTCCAGACTTGAATTTCTATTTCAATGAACTAGAAGATTCAGACTGCCAAAAGGTGTATGTGGATGACCTCATCAGAAATAGCAAATCCTTTCCAATATCGTTCCCTGTGGACTCTGTTAAAACGAAGAAACTGCGCCTTAATG GAATCTCAGACAGTGTCTTGGAGCGCAATATTAACTCGGTTTATCCAATTCTTCATGAAGCAGCCTTACCGTTGTTCtgccaatttttgaaatacaagAGAAGTTTCGGATCCAAAGtagaaaaacagttttataaGAACTTCACTGTTTTACAGTTAATCGATAGATTGCTGTTGAAGAGGGCTGTAGTGTTTTATGGGAGATTCGATAAGTTCATGTTACTGGATGGGTTTTCGAACGCCGGAAACTGGGAAATCATTG GGACTGACAAGGAAGCTGCGCCTAggattttagaaaattgccTTTCTTATGATGAAATAAAGCTATCAGCTCTGCTCTCAGTGTCTtcttatacatattttattaacgATGGAGACAGGGACAACATGGGTAAATTTGAACGAAACAGGGAAAAAGTGATGGAATCTGGAGTGATCATCGGCTTGATAG GTGCTAGATTCTGCAAGCCAGACGTTATGGAGTATCAAGAGATAATAATATCTAAAGAGCAAAATGTACACGGAAAGGGATATGGGCAGACTTTCGCCCCAACTTTGCCAGGgctatttataaatttctatGGGGGCTCAAGTCTCACATACAAGGAAATGCGacacgaattttcaaatacaaaaaaatacactaaATTGAGAGATGAGAAATACTTTAATAACGAAATTTACTGCAAGAGATTAAGTTTGTCTATAGACACATTGCTGCTGGAAGCTAATGCAAGAGGTTTGGAAGCTCAAAAACTGGTTTTTGTTCATGTTGTTGGCATTGGGTTGGGAGTTTGGAGAGCCTCAAGCCaccaaaataaattgtttatgaaGTGCTTTTGTATGAGACTCAG GGTTTTGAGCAAGACTTTGACCAACATCAGCGACGTACGCTTCAGCTACATCTCAGAAACATCTTGCGGGATATACAAGCATCGAAATTTAATGCCTATCGAAAATCACATAAACGGAGgcataaaaattcatatcatAGATAAAAATCCCCATGAAAAATTGCTGGGAGAGGACAAAG ATAAACTTCTAGTGGTGTCTTATGCCTGGGATGGAAATTCTCTTCCTGGAAATGAATTTTGGCTTGGACAGCTAGCTGCAAGCGGAGACCCAGCTGCAGCTTGCTCCACCCAAATAGCTGAGCTACATAATCCTCACATCAACTCGAGGGTGAGAGCTGCTCACCTAAGGATTGCGACGTTGTCTGGTTTGGAAAAGTTCCCTGATTATatgagaaaatttcaaaattttgaatga